A DNA window from Paenibacillus sp. HWE-109 contains the following coding sequences:
- a CDS encoding ABC transporter permease, with the protein MASKIQPSDRMVYDFSSRSQKWAFIRKNWPIYVISIPGIIYFLLFKYIPLMGSVIAFQNYNIFKGIKGSPWVGFDNFQRMFAYADFLQILKNTILIGFYDLFFAFPIPIILALLINELRVMAYKRIVQTVVYMPHFLSWVIVGGVVVGVLSPSTGIVNHLLGLFGIDSIYFMGENSYIRTILIGSGIWKDSGWGTIIYLAAIAGINPDLYEAAQIDGASRIRQVFSITIPSILPTIVILFLLHIGNFLDFGFERVFVFLNPLNSENGEIIDTFVYRAGLVDRQYSYTTAIGLFKSVVGLALIMLSNTFSKKMTGEGLY; encoded by the coding sequence ATGGCCAGTAAAATTCAGCCATCCGATCGAATGGTTTACGATTTCTCATCGCGGAGTCAGAAATGGGCCTTTATCCGAAAAAATTGGCCGATTTACGTGATTTCAATACCCGGTATCATTTACTTTCTACTTTTTAAATATATCCCGTTGATGGGTTCGGTTATCGCTTTTCAAAACTACAACATTTTCAAAGGGATAAAAGGAAGCCCTTGGGTCGGCTTTGATAATTTCCAGCGAATGTTCGCGTATGCGGATTTTCTGCAGATTTTAAAAAATACCATTTTGATCGGATTCTACGATTTGTTTTTCGCTTTTCCGATTCCGATTATACTGGCCCTGCTCATCAATGAATTACGGGTCATGGCCTACAAGCGAATTGTCCAAACCGTAGTCTATATGCCTCATTTTCTGTCCTGGGTCATCGTAGGCGGGGTTGTTGTAGGCGTATTATCGCCTTCAACGGGAATCGTCAATCACTTGCTTGGTTTATTCGGCATCGATTCGATTTATTTCATGGGAGAAAATAGTTACATTCGGACGATTCTGATCGGGTCCGGGATATGGAAGGATAGCGGTTGGGGGACGATCATCTATTTGGCTGCTATTGCAGGAATTAATCCCGATCTATATGAAGCTGCACAGATTGATGGAGCAAGTCGAATTCGACAAGTGTTTTCCATCACAATTCCAAGTATTTTGCCAACCATTGTTATTTTGTTCCTGCTGCATATCGGTAATTTTCTCGATTTCGGCTTCGAACGCGTCTTCGTATTTCTGAACCCGCTCAACAGTGAAAATGGGGAAATCATCGATACGTTCGTATATCGGGCAGGCCTTGTGGATCGCCAGTACAGCTACACAACAGCTATCGGGCTGTTCAAATCGGTTGTAGGTCTTGCCTTAATCATGCTCAGCAACACGTTCAGTAAAAAGATGACCGGTGAAGGCTTGTATTGA